One part of the Lotus japonicus ecotype B-129 chromosome 2, LjGifu_v1.2 genome encodes these proteins:
- the LOC130740743 gene encoding transcription termination factor MTERF15, mitochondrial, with product MGLGAAARNARLLRTSLSPSPSSQYRKQISVANLFQRYGFPSTQLHSFLSDNRFLLDSHLPDLQKSLDTLFSFRIPQKTLISLLRDCPGVLEHRFLHNWKSAFSELNSLVPNSSPLMLANLLQCCTRFQIDPVEFSHRVEVFKGLGFSDAAVARVLEGFPGVIVMSEREIVCVIEFLVDFGVTRDEVDRIVQLNPRVLGFGVEDRLKPLIEELRGLGFSRREVRKEIVREPRILGMETGEFSRCLKLLESLKCREAIREKILEEGMLRACFEVKLRVDCLCGHGLIRRDALKVLWKEPRLITYDLDDIVKKIEFLVHRMKYGVDCLPDVPEYLGVNFDKQIVPRYNVVEYLRAKGAIGFEVGLKDLIKPTRLRFYNLYVKPYPECEKIYGRFSRNLEVKSKHPAGLWKIFQPQKFPSTDEDVKNMKSFMDSMV from the coding sequence ATGGGATTAGGTGCAGCTGCGAGAAACGCGCGTCTCCTCCGAACCAGTCTCAGTCCCTCTCCATCATCTCAATACAGGAAACAGATTTCAGTCGCCAATCTCTTCCAGAGGTACGGTTTCCCCTCCACCCAGCTCCACTCCTTTCTCTCCGACAATCGCTTCCTCCTCGATTCCCATCTCCCCGACCTTCAGAAATCCCTCGATACTCTCTTTTCCTTCCGAATTCCACAGAAAACCCTCATTTCCCTCCTCCGCGATTGCCCCGGAGTATTGGAACACCGCTTCCTCCACAATTGGAAATCGGCTTTCTCGGAATTGAACTCTCTGGTTCCTAATTCATCCCCTTTGATGCTTGCCAACTTGCTGCAATGTTGTACAAGGTTCCAGATAGACCCAGTTGAGTTTTCGCACAGAGTTGAGGTTTtcaagggtttagggttttcggATGCCGCGGTAGCTAGGGTTTTGGAGGGGTTTCCAGGTGTGATCGTGATGAGCGAGAGGGAAATCGTGTGTGTGATTGAGTTTCTTGTGGATTTTGGGGTGACAAGGGATGAGGTTGATCGGATTGTTCAATTGAATCCTAGGGTTTTGGGATTTGGGGTTGAGGATAGGTTGAAGCCGTTGATCGAGGAGTTGAGGGGTTTGGGATTTTCGCGCCGTGAGGTGAGGAAGGAGATAGTTAGGGAGCCAAGGATTCTGGGAATGGAAACAGGGGAGTTTTCGCGGTGTTTGAAGTTGTTAGAGAGTTTAAAATGCAGGGAAGCAATCAGAGAGAAGATTTTGGAGGAGGGTATGCTTAGGGCTTGTTTTGAAGTTAAACTTAGAGTGGATTGCTTGTGTGGTCATGGTTTGATTCGCAGGGATGCTTTGAAGGTGTTGTGGAAGGAACCGAGGTTGATCACTTATGATCTTGATGATATTGTGAAGAAGATTGAGTTCTTAGTGCATCGGATGAAATACGGTGTTGATTGTTTGCCTGATGTTCCTGAATACTTGGGTGTGAATTTTGATAAGCAGATTGTTCCTAGATACAATGTGGTAGAATATTTGAGAGCTAAAGGTGCCATTGGTTTTGAGGTTGGATTGAAGGACCTGATCAAGCCCACTAGGCTTAGATTTTACAATCTCTATGTCAAGCCGTATCCAGAGTGTGAGAAGATATACGGGAGATTTTCAAGAAATCTTGAAGTTAAAAGCAAGCATCCCGCTGGACTCTGGAAAATCTTTCAACCACAGAAGTTCCCTAGTACTGATGAAGATGTGAAGAACATGAAGTCTTTCATGGACTCAATGGTGTAG
- the LOC130737230 gene encoding uncharacterized protein LOC130737230, with protein MERKHKFKPTLPKRKLGSTSSAAAPTPTPTEQTQTESILQEQIQTDEESTESYDDEESTESVDDLLVDPLAGLKLGEEIYPEIYPAWSDEEDWKIEDEEEVLPATRLGLTESSEEPKLLLFKFPSSLPIKKENLKGKEKRGYLSKIEVVDLNDLPSGKMGKLQLRENGDVKLNLGSTVLDVTAGMDCMFPQDLAAMKIGEKECLNVSHQIGRRAAIVTIEDDPQE; from the exons ATGGAAAGGAAG CACAAATTCAAGCCAACTTTACCTAAAAGGAAGCTTGGTTCGACTTCGAGTGCTGCTGCTCCTACTCCCACTCCCACT GAACAAACTCAAACTGAATCTATATTGCAGGAACAAATTCAAACTGACGAGGAATCAACTGAATCTTATGACGACGAGGAATCAACTGAATCTGTTGACGACCTCCTCGTCGATCCTCTAGCAg GTTTAAAGTTAGGCGAGGAGATATACCCAGAGATATACCCAGCGTGGTCAGACGAGGAAGATTGGAagattgaagatgaagaagaagtgctACCTGCAACCCGACTCGGGTTAACG GAGAGCAGTGAGGAACCTAAGCTGCTTTTATTTAAGTTTCCTTCATCTCTACCAATTAAGAAGGAAAATCTGAAAGGGAAAGAGAAAAGAGGGTATCTCTCCAAGATTGAAGTAGTGGATTTGAATGATTTACCAAGTGGAAAAATGGGTAAGCTGCAGTTGCGTGAAAACGGAGATGTAAAATTGAATCTCGGATCAACAGTTTTGGAT GTCACTGCTGGTATGGATTGTATGTTCCCTCAAGATTTGGCAGCAATGAAGATTGGTGAAAAAGAGTGCCTAAATGTAAGCCACCAAATTGGCCGGAGGGCAGCTATTGTCACGATTGAAGATGATCCTCAAGAGTGA
- the LOC130737229 gene encoding uncharacterized protein LOC130737229, translating to MFEDNQNSRAVVLDQDFISTRMEDFPTVSAYCQRLKHISDQLRNVGAPVSDHRLVLQLVSGLTEPFCGVATLIRQSEPLPPFLKVRSMLILEESGLAKMSGPASQTALHTAASHPRDSDDSSQQRTTNRSNQGHSNYRSGSGHHRNYQGSSGKPKKKGGSRYTGSSGSSGSPAAAPPP from the coding sequence ATGTTTGAGGATAATCAGAACTCTCGTGCTGTCGTTCTCGACCAGGATTTCATCTCCACTCGCATGGAGGATTTTCCTACTGTTTCGGCATATTGTCAGCGTCTGAAACATATCTCTGATCAGTTGCGGAATGTTGGTGCCCCCGTTAGTGACCATCGTCTTGTTCTCCAGTTGGTCTCTGGTCTCACTGAGCCTTTCTGTGGTGTTGCCACCCTGATCCGTCAGAGTGAGCCTTTGCCTCCTTTCCTCAAGGTCCGCTCCATGCTGATTCTAGAGGAATCCGGTCTTGCCAAGATGTCCGGCCCTGCCTCTCAGACTGCTTTGCACACTGCTGCTTCCCATCCACGGGATTCTGATGACTCTTCTCAGCAGCGCACCACCAATCGCAGCAATCAGGGACACTCTAACTACCGTTCTGGGTCCGGGCACCATCGTAACTATCAGGGTAGTTCTGGAAAACCTAAAAAGAAAGGTGGCTCCCGCTATACTGGATCATCTGGCTCCTCTGGTTCCCCTGCTGCAGCTCCTCCACCATGA
- the LOC130735836 gene encoding uncharacterized protein LOC130735836: MDLHGVDEVVGADPVSQTHADPECVKESPQEDDPKDTTAGTKVVKEIDVFFRTVDTKTQLHLLQCPPYVQPDQFDERCQEVLLLISLHFFGGVESYCSAFDFRRSG, encoded by the exons ATGGATCTTCACGGGGTTGATGAAGTTGTTGGCGCGGATCCTGTTTCACAAACTCACGCTGATCCCGAATGCGTCAAAGAATCCCCACAAGAAGACGATCCTAAGGATACTACTGCTGGAACCAAAGTCGTGAAGGAAATCGACGTCTTCTTCAGAACTGTGGACACGAAAACTCAG CTGCACCTTTTGCAGTGTCCGCCTTATGTACAACCTGACCAGTTTGATGAACGATGCCAAGAGGTGCTTTTGTtgatttctttacatttttttgGGGGAGTTGAATCGTATTGTTCCGCATTTGATTTTCGCAGGTCAGGTTGA
- the LOC130737231 gene encoding FBD-associated F-box protein At5g60610-like, which yields MADRISALPDELLCHILSFLPTKLAFTTTILSKRWTSLCRSLASLNVFYEGSPHDEHEVCGFVRDTISLIAPEQHQSTKNLVVCNLLEPLIRVDIEAAKWQHGVEGLEIYTTSCATLSPNIFRCQTLVCLKLSRISKVGKISSVDLPSLKSLHLFEVSFHNEKEDYRKFLNGAPILEDLYVAETSSSRSVHVVGTKTSNLVKAHLRPCIPNPQYFRRFKEYFSSHKFPNLIHLEFVFNCIPFSGWPTVLGMLYHCPRLQNLVIKKRSLEKHSYIETEEYSIVPVPECVSSHLRTCFIGSILNIEDDFRGHTIEVMSLVINLLPLILGINF from the exons ATGGCCGATAGGATTAGTGCTCTACCGGATGAACTTTTATGTCACATCCTCTCTTTTCTCCCAACTAAACTCGCATTCACCACCACCATTCTTTCAAAGCGTTGGACCTCACTTTGTCGTTCACTCGCCTCTCTCAACGTTTTCTATGAAGGCAGCCCTCACGACGAACACGAGGTGTGTGGCTTTGTTCGTGACACAATTTCACTCATTGCACCCGAGCAACATCAATCCACAAAAAATTTAGTGGTATGTAATTTACTTGAACCTCTCATTAGGGTTGACATCGAAGCCGCCAAATGGCAGCATGGTGTTGAGGGTCTCGAAATCTACACAACTAGTTGTGCCACCTTGTCGCCCAACATCTTCCGCTGCCAAACCCTTGTGTGTTTAAAACTGAGTAGAATAAGTAAGGTGGGTAAAATTTCCTCGGTTGATCTTCCTTCGCTCAAAAGTCTTCACTTGTTCGAGGTTTCTTTCCATAATGAAAAAGAGGATTACAGGAAGTTTCTCAATGGTGCACCCATTCTTGAGGATTTATATGTTGCAGAGACATCCAGTTCAAGATCTGTCCATGTTGTAGGGACCAAAACCTCCAACTTGGTGAAAGCACATTTACGTCCATGCATACCTAATCCTCAG TACTTCAGGCGCTTCAAGGAATATTTCTCCTCTCACAAGTTTCCGAACTTAATCCACCTTGAATTTGTATTTAATTGTATTCCCTTTTCTGGATGGCCTACCGTACTAGGAATGCTTTATCATTGTCCAAGGCTTCAAAATCTTGTCATCAAGAAG CGCTCTTTGGAGAAACATAGCTATATTGAGACAGAGGAATATTCAATTGTTCCTGTTCCGGAATGTGTTTCATCACATCTCAGAACATGTTTTATTGGTTCTATTTTAAACATTGAAGATGATTTCCG TGGGCATACAATTGAAGTCATGAG TTTAGTTATTAATTTGCTTCCTCTTATATTGGGGATTAATTTTTGA
- the LOC130735837 gene encoding uncharacterized protein LOC130735837, whose product MDPNNMADLDIYDVVIDELINDTTIEDMMQEEMKFYQRRANTVRPKRTRKVIERDREAGNERLRNDYFSENPVYTEELFRRMFRMRKHVFLRIVGALGSHDPYFLMSVDAVGRQGLSPLQKCTAAIRMLAYGSPADSVDEYVRIGESTAIECLKNFVEGVCAVFGETYLRRPNQEDITRLLQWGESRGFPGSNNDINVLNQSPVFNEVLSGNAPMVNFSVNGTMYNMRYYLADGIYPPWATFVKTIPMPQGEKRQKFAKRQEGARKDVERAFGVLQSRFAIVRGPSRFWHPNEMKSIMYACIILHNMIVEDERNVPR is encoded by the exons ATGGATCCAAACAATATGGCCGACTTGGACATTTACGACGTTGTCATTGACGAACTTATCAATGACACGACTATAGAAGATATGATGCAGGAGGAGATGAAGTTTTATCAACGACGTGCCAACACCGTTAGGCCCAAGCGAACAAGAAaggtgatagagagagatcgtgaagcTGGGAACGAGCGGTTGAGGAATGACTACTTCTCCGAAAATCCTGTGTACACGGAAGAGCTTTTCCGACGAATGTTTCGAATGCGAAAGCATGTGTTCCTCAGAATTGTAGGGGCCCTTGGgtctcatgacccgtactttttaatgtctgtcgatgcagttggaagacaaggcctgtcaccattacaaaagtgcaccGCCGCTATTCGTATGTTGGCGTACGGATCACCTGCCGACAGTGTTGACGAGTACGTTCgaattggtgaaagtactgcaattgagtgcttaaagaattttgtggaaggtgtgtgtgcagtatttggtgaaacatacttgaggcgcccgaaccaggaagacattacccgcttacttcaatggggcgagtctcgtggatttccag gttctaacaatgacattaatgtgctaaatcaatctccggtttttaatgaggttttgagtggaaatgctcccatggtgaactttagcgtgaatggaacaatgtataacatgagatactatctagcagacggtatctatcccccgtgggctacatttgtgaagaccatcccaatgccgcaaggagaaaaaaggcaaaaatttgcgaaaagacaagaaggagcaagaaaggaCGTTGAACGTGCATTTGGCGTTCTACAATCTCGGTTTGCAATAGTTCGTGGTCCATCACGCTTTTGGCATCCGAATGAGATGAAGTCTATAATGtatgcttgcatcatattgcacaacatgattgttgaagatgagcgcaacgtaccgaggtaa